The Juglans microcarpa x Juglans regia isolate MS1-56 chromosome 2S, Jm3101_v1.0, whole genome shotgun sequence genome has a window encoding:
- the LOC121252320 gene encoding 21 kDa protein-like gives MEGSSSKYLITFLLILVAISSACINSGMAAKANRLSTEFIRTSCRSTIYPSLCFSSLSVHANSIQTSPQLLASTALNVTLSSAQSTSRLMVRLSKTRGMSPRVVSAITDCVEELSDSVDELRNSIAEMSSLKSSNFNLMINDIQTWVSAALTDESTCTDGFHGKSMNGNVKTTVREKIVKVAQLTSNALALINQYAAFHG, from the coding sequence atggaaggcTCATCTTCTAAATATTTGATAACATTCCTTCTCATTCTAGTTGCCATTAGCTCGGCCTGCATAAACTCAGGCATGGCCGCCAAGGCCAACCGATTAAGCACTGAGTTTATAAGAACATCTTGCAGATCGACAATCTACCCAAGCCTTTGTTTCAGCTCTCTCTCAGTCCATGCAAACTCCATCCAAACAAGCCCTCAACTTCTGGCCAGCACTGCTCTCAATGTGACTCTGTCTTCGGCTCAGTCAACCTCTAGGTTGATGGTGAGACTCTCCAAAACCCGGGGAATGAGTCCTAGAGTAGTTTCCGCCATAACGGACTGCGTTGAGGAGTTGAGCGATTCCGTGGACGAGCTTCGCAATTCTATAGCTGAGATGAGCAGCTTAAAGAGCTCGAACTTTAATCTCATGATAAACGACATACAAACTTGGGTCAGTGCCGCTTTGACGGACGAGAGTACCTGCACCGATGGGTTTCATGGGAAATCCATGAATGGGAACGTGAAGACCACTGTGAGGGAAAAGATCGTGAAGGTAGCACAATTGACTAGCAATGCCTTGGCTTTGATCAATCAATATGCCGCTTTTCACGGTTAA
- the LOC121252331 gene encoding uncharacterized protein LOC121252331 — MQQRKSASGRPSGTDGSDFSYRMVVDSRYQKVASGKSRLSSLIFTQAVIQLIGTACTFLSTSKEDPDRLAILAIAVAFVSLILGELGRRRSRVGLLKVYMVASSTTILVACVSKSSFMLEVIQDPSNWEAKKLQLLETALVLFGLLIQVFTIGTTTSLISNMSPPKRAS; from the exons ATGCAGCAGAGAAAATCAGCATCTGGGAGACCTTCTGGGACGGATGGCTCAGATTTTTCCTATCGGATGGTCGTCGATTCAA GGTATCAGAAGGTAGCTTCAGGAAAGTCTCGTCTCTCCTCTCTAATTTTCACCCAG GCTGTCATTCAATTAATTGGAACTGCATGCACATTTCTGTCAACCTCAAAGGAGGATCCTGATAGACTTGCTATTTTGGCTATTGCTGTTGCGTTTGTTTCTCTGATACTAGGGGAATTAG GTCGAAGACGTAGTCGAGTGGGGTTGTTAAAAGTCTACATGGTTGCATCTTCTACCACGATACTTGTTGCTTGTGTTTCTAAGAGCAGTTTTATGTTAGAG GTTATCCAAGATCCTAGTAACTGGGAAGCAAAGAAGTTGCAACTTCTGGAGACTGCTCTTGTTCTATTTG GGCTTCTGATACAAGTATTTACAATTGGCACAACAACATCTCTTATCAGTAACATGTCTCCTCCCAAAAGGGCCTCTTGA
- the LOC121252202 gene encoding probable pectinesterase/pectinesterase inhibitor 60: protein MNINIPSLILIIFFATFFTGALSRKSSGDNIAWWCKRTPHPEPCKYFMGHSRHHFAPKHRSDFRKMVVQVAMDRVITARRYAKRLGQNLENEHQKAAWSDCLKLYRNTISQMNRTLQGLDNYKQSCSDFDAQTWLSTALTNIETCRVGSLELNVSDSVMPSILSNNVSELISNSLAINGVILHEESNNTDEFPNWVSKQERKLLQVSSIKANANLVVAKDGSGHYRTVQSAINVAARRRSTTGRFIIYVKRGVYRENIEVAINNNNVMLVGDGMKYTIITGSRSVGGGSTTYNSATAGIDGLRFIARDITFSNTAGPQKGQAVALRSASDLSVFYRCAFQGYQDTLMVHSQRQFYRQCYIYGTIDFIFGNAAVVFQNCMIYVRRPLKGQANVITAQGRNDPYQNTGISIHKCQVRAARDLKPVVRSFKTYLGRPWMQYSRTVYLETYIDSLVSPVGWLAWQKSKFALNTLYYGEYKNFGPASSTRYRVRWPGFHVITSQKEASRFTVSNLLAGTSWLPATGVPFKSGL, encoded by the exons ATGAACATCAATATTCCATCTTTAATACTCATAATCTTCTTTGCAACATTCTTCACAGGCGCCCTTTCGAGAAAATCCTCCGGTGACAATATAGCTTGGTGGTGTAAGAGAACCCCACATCCAGAGCCATGCAAGTACTTCATGGGACACAGCCGTCACCATTTTGCACCAAAACACAGATCTGATTTCCGAAAAATGGTGGTGCAAGTGGCCATGGATCGCGTCATAACTGCACGAAGATATGCCAAGCGGTTGGGGCAGAATCTTGAGAACGAGCACCAGAAAGCCGCATGGTCAGATTGTTTGAAACTCTACCGCAATACGATTTCCCAAATGAATCGTACCCTTCAAGGCCTAGACAATTACAAACAGAGCTGTTCCGACTTTGATGCGCAAACTTGGCTCAGCACTGCCCTCACAAATATTGAAACATGCCGTGTTGGGTCCTTAGAATTGAATGTTTCCGACTCTGTAATGCCTTCCATCTTGTCAAATAATGTATCTGAGCTAATTAGCAATAGTTTAGCCATTAATGGTGTGATTCTGCACGAAGAAAGTAATAATACAGATGAATTTCCGAACTGGGTTTCGAAGCAAGAAAGAAAACTGTTGCAGGTTTCTTCGATAAAGGCAAACGCAAATCTCGTGGTGGCAAAAGATGGTTCGGGGCATTATCGGACGGTTCAATCAGCCATTAATGTGGCAGCGAGGAGAAGGAGCACTACTGGGAGGTTTATAATATACGTGAAGAGAGGGGTTTATAGGGAGAATATTGAGGTTGCCATAAACAACAATAATGTTATGCTAGTTGGTGACGGCATGAAGTATACGATTATCACGGGCAGCCGTAGTGTTGGAGGAGGCTCCACCACCTACAATTCAGCCACTGCCG GAATTGACGGCCTTCGCTTCATCGCCCGAGACATTACATTCAGCAACACTGCCGGTCCCCAAAAAGGCCAAGCAGTCGCCCTCCGGTCAGCCTCCGATCTCTCTGTTTTCTACCGCTGTGCCTTCCAAGGTTACCAAGACACCCTCATGGTCCACTCCCAGCGACAATTCTACCGACAATGCTACATCTACGGCACAATAGACTTCATCTTTGGTAATGCCGCAGTAGTCTTCCAAAACTGCATGATCTACGTAAGGAGGCCACTGAAGGGCCAAGCCAATGTGATCACAGCCCAAGGCAGAAACGACCCATACCAAAACACGGGGATTTCGATCCACAAATGCCAAGTGCGGGCAGCACGGGACCTCAAGCCCGTGGTTCGATCATTTAAAACCTACTTGGGCAGGCCCTGGATGCAATATTCTCGAACAGTATATCTGGAAACTTACATCGACAGCTTGGTGAGTCCAGTGGGATGGTTGGCATGGCAGAAATCTAAATTTGCACTTAATACTTTGTATTATGGGGAATACAAGAATTTTGGTCCAGCTTCTTCTACAAGATACAGAGTCAGATGGCCTGGATTTCATGTCATTACTAGCCAAAAAGAGGCATCTCGCTTCACCGTCAGCAACCTTCTTGCCGGGACGTCGTGGTTGCCGGCCACAGGTGTGCCATTCAAATCCGGCCTGTGA
- the LOC121252221 gene encoding probable pectinesterase/pectinesterase inhibitor 17, with translation MAKLLVLFLLLSLTFLSFLSSTLSSSVSDGIDSWCSKTPHPKTCKYYMSHNPKFTGHLPKSKSEFKKAAVNIALDQSLKAQSHNKWLGSKCQNNKEKAAWADCLKLYQETITLLNQTQDPATKCTDYDAQTWLSTALTNLETCRAGFAELNVRDNILPLMSNNVSVLISNTLSINNGSLPPETKRYRDGFPSWLSTGDRKLLQSSTPAADLVVAQDGSGDYKTITEALNAAADRSGSGRFVIHVKSGVYEENLNMGSQFKNIMLLGDGLRWTIITGSRSVVGGSTTFNSATVAVTAEGFIARGITFRNTAGPENHQAVALRSGADLSVFYRCGFEGYQDTLYVHSQRQFYKECYIYGTVDFIFGNAAVVLQNCMIYARKPMSGQKNTVTAQGRTDPNQNTGISIHNSRVMAAADLVPALGSVKSYLGRPWKEYSRTIFMKTYIDTLVDPAGWLEWDGDFALDTLYYGEYKNIGPRSSTSQRVNWSGYHVITSASVASQFTVENFIAGQSWLTATGVPFVAGL, from the exons atggcaaagcttcttgtcttattcttattattatccCTAACCTTCCTTTCCTTCCTTTCCTCGACCCTGTCGAGTAGTGTCTCTGATGGCATAGATTCGTGGTGCAGCAAAACCCCACACCCAAAAACTTGCAAGTACTACATGAGCCACAATCCCAAATTCACCGGTCATTTACCAAAATCAAAATCCGAGTTCAAGAAAGCCGCAGTCAATATAGCCTTGGATCAGTCCCTTAAAGCTCAGAGTCACAACAAGTGGCTTGGGTCCAAGTGCCAGAACAATAAGGAAAAGGCTGCATGGGCTGATTGTTTAAAGCTTTATCAAGAAACCATCACCCTGCTAAACCAAACCCAGGATCCCGCCACCAAGTGCACCGACTATGACGCGCAGACCTGGCTCAGCACTGCTCTTACAAACCTAGAAACCTGCAGAGCCGGCTTTGCAGAGCTAAATGTTCGAGACAATATATTGCCCCTCATGTCCAACAATGTTTCAGTCCTCATAAGCAACACTTTATCCATTAACAACGGTTCACTCCCACCAGAAACAAAAAGATACAGAGATGGCTTTCCGAGCTGGCTTTCCACTGGTGACAGGAAGTTGTTACAATCTTCAACACCCGCTGCAGACCTGGTGGTGGCGCAAGATGGATCGGGGGATTACAAAACTATTACCGAAGCTTTGAACGCAGCGGCAGATAGGAGTGGGAGTGGAAGGTTTGTAATACATGTGAAGAGCGGTGTGTACGAGGAGAACCTAAATATGGGAAGTCAATTCAAGAACATTATGTTGCTCGGTGATGGGTTGAGGTGGACCATTATTACAGGTAGCAGGAGTGTTGTCGGAGGCTCCACAACTTTCAATTCTGCAACAGTTG CGGTGACTGCCGAAGGTTTCATTGCTCGTGGCATCACATTCCGTAACACTGCCGGTCCAGAGAACCATCAAGCAGTGGCACTCAGGTCAGGCGCAGACCTGTCGGTCTTCTACCGGTGCGGCTTCGAAGGATACCAAGACACCCTCTACGTCCACTCACAGCGCCAGTTTTACAAAGAGTGCTACATCTATGGCACAGTAGATTTCATTTTTGGAAATGCCGCAGTAGTGCTCCAAAACTGCATGATCTATGCAAGGAAACCCATGAGCGGGCAAAAGAACACGGTCACGGCCCAAGGCAGGACCGACCCTAATCAAAACACAGGGATTTCGATCCATAATTCACGAGTCATGGCCGCAGCAGACCTCGTACCGGCGCTTGGCTCAGTGAAATCTTACCTGGGTCGACCATGGAAGGAGTACTCGCGAACGATTTTCATGAAGACTTATATCGACACTTTGGTGGATCCAGCGGGCTGGCTGGAATGGGATGGTGATTTTGCGCTTGATACATTGTATTATGGGGAGTACAAGAATATCGGCCCGCGTTCTTCGACGAGTCAAAGAGTGAATTGGAGTGGTTATCATGTTATAACCAGTGCAAGCGTGGCTTCTCAATTCACGGTTGAGAATTTTATCGCCGGGCAGTCATGGTTGACGGCAACTGGGGTGCCATTTGTTGCTGGTCTCTGA
- the LOC121252389 gene encoding LOW QUALITY PROTEIN: endoglucanase 8-like (The sequence of the model RefSeq protein was modified relative to this genomic sequence to represent the inferred CDS: inserted 1 base in 1 codon; deleted 1 base in 1 codon), translating to MYAVSKERCVLNTGTRCRPKSIFFFFEGQRSRKLLSFHRMAWRKDSALRDGSEHQVDLVGGYYDXGDNIKFSFPMAFSTTMLSWSVLEFKNFMGSDLSHALDAIRWATDYFLKATSIPGFVFAQVGDPYGDHNCWERPEDMDTPRTYPMRAVSKKFPGSEVNSVEIAAALAASSIAFRSIDPGYSARLLKRARMVFDFADKYRGYSYNDNLGPWMCQFYCDYNGYQECMHDELVWGAAWLFKATKASNYWNYICSGEYIESEVCCQK from the exons ATGTATGCTGTCTCAAAAGAGAGG TGTGTTTTGAACACGGGGACGCGTTGTCGCCCGAagagcatattttttttttttgaagggcAGAGGTCAAGGAAGTTACTCTCTTTTCATAGGATGGCTTGGAGGAAAGATTCTGCTCTTCGTGATGGTTCTGAG CATCAGGTTGATTTGGTAGGTGGTTACTACG TCGGCGACAACATTAAGTTCAGCTTTCCGATGGCATTTTCGACGACAATGCTTTCATGGAGTGTATTAGAGTTCAAAAACTTCATGGGCTCGGACCTTTCACATGCTCTCGACGCTATTCGATGGGCGACAGACTACTTTCTTAAGGCCACAAGCATCCCTGGGTTTGTCTTTGCTCAAGTGGGTGACCCCTATGGTGACCACAATTGCTGGGAGAGGCCAGAAGACATGGACACCCCAAGAACA TACCCAATGCGCGCAGTGAGCAAAAAATTCCCGGGCTCAGAGGTTAATTCGGTCGAGATAGCTGCAGCACTTGCTGCGTCTTCCATAGCGTTTAGGTCCATTGATCCTGGCTATTCTGCAAGGCTTCTTAAAAGGGCAAGAATG GTTTTCGACTTTGCCGATAAGTATCGGGGATATTCTTACAATGACAATCTTGGCCCATGGATGTGTCAGTTTTATTGTGATTACAATGGTTACCAGgagtgcatgcat GATGAATTGGTTTGGGGAGCAGCATGGTTATTTAAGGCAACAAAGGCGTCTAATTACTGGAATTATATATGTAGTGGAGAATATATAGAATCTGAAGTCTGTTGTCAAAAGTAG
- the LOC121252206 gene encoding endoglucanase 8-like, translating to MAGKCNALIPPLLIVLTGTVMIMVEAGTSWASNSPDYADALSKCILFFEGQRSGKLPSTQRMTWRKDSALRDGSDIGMDLVGGYYDAGDNVKFHFPMAFTVTMLAWSVIDFGKYMGWEKKHALEAVRWGSDYLLKATSVRHVVVGQVADSNGDHNCWERPEDMDTPRTSYVVNETNPGTEVSAEIAAALAASSIAFKASNAKYSAFLLQRSKQVFGFADGYQGSYNLSIGEAACPFYCDYSGYADELLWAAAWLYKATQEAYYWGYLEQNIHHLESIVVRNIHGNPYVGASFAEFGWDAKHAGINVLVSQLVMKDDSNDNPYILNADKFVCSILPESPSKSVTYTPGGLLVKPGGSNTQHATASSFLLIVYSLHMSGAHKLVRCGDVVVTPSRLINIARSQVDYLLGNNPLGMSYMVGFGPKFPRKIHHRGATLPSIHKHPQKLGCRDGDRYLYSQNPDMNQLTGAIIGGPAGDDSFSDSRMDVGQTEPTTYINAPFVGVLAYFKATARKNVGS from the exons atggCTGGGAAATGCAATGCCCTAATTCCACCGTTGTTGATAGTATTGACGGGAACGGTGATGATTATGGTGGAAGCAGGGACAAGCTGGGCTTCTAATTCACCCGACTATGCGGACGCTTTATCAAAGTGCATACTGTTCTTTGAAGGCCAGAGGTCAGGAAAGTTGCCTTCTACCCAGCGTATGACTTGGAGGAAGGATTCCGCTCTTCGTGATGGCTCTGACATTGGT ATGGATTTGGTTGGGGGATACTACGATGCCGGTGACAATGTCAAGTTCCACTTTCCTATGGCATTCACAGTAACGATGCTGGCTTGGAGTGTGATAGACTTCGGGAAGTATATGGGGTGGGAGAAAAAACATGCATTGGAGGCTGTTCGATGGGGAAGTGACTACTTGCTTAAAGCCACAAGTGTCCGCCATGTTGTGGTTGGCCAAGTTGCCGACTCCAATGGCGATCACAATTGTTGGGAGAGGCCGGAGGACATGGACACCCCTCGAACCTCTTATGTAGTTAATGAAACAAATCCAGGAACCGAGGTCTCAGCTGAGATTGCAGCAGCACTTGCAGCCTCTTCAATTGCTTTTAAGGCTTCTAATGCTAAGTATTCTGCATTCCTTCTTCAAAGATCTAAACAG GTCTTTGGCTTTGCAGATGGGTATCAGGGATCTTACAACTTGAGTATTGGCGAAGCGGCATGCCCATTTTACTGTGATTACAGCGGCTACGCG GATGAATTGCTCTGGGCAGCAGCATGGTTATACAAGGCCACACAGGAGGCTTATTACTGGGGGTATCTCGAACAAAACATTCACCATTTGGAATCCATTGTTGTAAGAAATATACATGGCAATCCATATGTAGGTGCTAGCTTTGCTGAATTTGGATGGGATGCAAAGCATGCTGGCATTAACGTACTTGTTTCCCAG TTGGTGATGAAGGACGACTCTAATGATAATCCTTATATTCTCAACGCTGACAAGTTTGTATGCTCCATATTACCCGAATCACCTTCCAAATCAGTCACTTACACTCCAG gTGGGCTTCTAGTCAAGCCTGGAGGAAGTAACACACAACATGCAACAGCTTCTTCTTTCCTCCTAATTGTTTACTCTCTGCATATGAGTGGTGCCCATAAACTGGTTCGTTGTGGTGATGTTGTTGTCACTCCAAGTAGGCTGATCAATATCGCCAGGAGCCAG GTGGATTATTTACTGGGAAATAACCCATTGGGGATGTCATACATGGTGGGATTTGGCCCAAAGTTCCCTCGGAAGATACATCACCGTGGAGCCACCTTACCTTCGATTCACAAACACCCACAGAAGCTAGGTTGCCGTGACGGAGACCGGTACCTTTATAGCCAGAATCCCGACATGAACCAGCTGACGGGGGCAATTATCGGAGGCCCTGCCGGGGACGATTCGTTCAGTGATTCCCGGATGGATGTTGGGCAGACGGAGCCAACCACGTACATAAATGCACCTTTCGTGGGCGTCTTGGCTTACTTCAAAGCAACAGCTCGAAAAAATGTTggttcttaa